In one window of Rhinopithecus roxellana isolate Shanxi Qingling chromosome 15, ASM756505v1, whole genome shotgun sequence DNA:
- the LOC104665202 gene encoding LOW QUALITY PROTEIN: olfactory receptor 2AT4-like (The sequence of the model RefSeq protein was modified relative to this genomic sequence to represent the inferred CDS: deleted 1 base in 1 codon), translating into METITCNGSGDSSAIFYLMGIPSLPKCLFLPIFFVFLLLYMLILMGNALILAAVVAKPSLHKPMYFFLINLSTLDILVTTTTVPKMLSLFLLGDRFLSFPACFLQMYLFHSFSCSEAFILVVMAYDCYVAICRPLHYPVLMTPQTNAVLATSAWLTALLLHIPAVVQTSQMAFDSIARIYHCFCDHLAVVQASCSDTTPQTLMGFCIAMVVSFLPLLLVLLSYAHILTSVLRINSQEGRSKTFSTCSSHLLVVGTYYSSIALAYVAYRADLPLDFHIMSNVVFAILTPVLNPVIYTLRNKDVKAAITKIACPQ; encoded by the exons ATGGAAACAATCACCTGTAATGGATCAGGGGACTCCTCAGCCATCTTCTACCTTATGGGCATCCCCTCTCTGCCAAAATGCCTCTTCCTtcctattttctttgtctttctcctcCTCTACATGCTCATCCTGATGGGTAATGCCCTGATCCTGGCGGCTGTGGTGGCAAAGCCCAGCCTCCACAAGCCCATGTACTTCTTCCTAATCAACCTCTCCACCTTGGACATTCTTGTCACCACAACCACTGTCCCCAAGATGCTGTCCCTATTCTTGCTTGGGGACCGCTTCCTCAGCTTCCCTGCCTGCTTCCTGCAGATGTACCTGTTCCACAGCTTCTCCTGCTCAGAAGCCTTCATCCTGGTGGTCATGGCCTATGACTGCTATGTGGCTATCTGCCGCCCACTGCACTACCCTGTCCTCATGACCCCACAGACCAACGCTGTCTTGGCAACCAGTGCCTGGCTCACTGCCCTCCTCCTGCACATCCCAGCAGTGGTACAGACCTCCCAGATGGCATTTGACAGCATTGCCCGCATCTACCACTGCTTCTGCGACCACTTGGCTGTGGTCCAGGCCTCCTGCTCTGACACTACCCCCCAGACCCTCATGGGCTTCTGCATCGCCATGGTGGTGtccttcctcccccttctcctggtGCTTCTCTCCTATGCCCACATCTTGACCTCGGTGCTTCGTATCAACTCCCAAGAAGGACGCTCCAAAACCTTCTCCACCTGCAGCTCCCACCTCCTAGTGGTGGGCACCTACTACTCATCCATTGCCTTAGCCTATGTGGCCTACAGGGCTGACCTG CCCCTCGACTTCCACATCATGAGCAATGTGGTATTTGCCATTCTCACACCCGTTCTCAACCCTGTCATCTACACACTGAGGAACAAGGATGTCAAAGCAGCCATCACCAAGATTGCATGTCCCCAGTAG